Proteins encoded within one genomic window of Anopheles gambiae chromosome 3, idAnoGambNW_F1_1, whole genome shotgun sequence:
- the LOC1279487 gene encoding neuronal acetylcholine receptor subunit non-alpha-3 — MFGRCLTGSRIAFLLGWITLLLNHVLPAASLECNSEKQLENRENQLKDTLLCKGYRTNVRPRKDHTQTVNVTVAYYVLTYEFEESDNLLQLGVWMELQWTDEYLRWNSTEWSGIERLAIGSEEIWMPDFRHFSSYYNPEDLNECANPKCSVAPNGTVVCLPVCGMNAKCDADYSRWPFDVHRCNLWYGTWANSMDEVDVHILDVCLGRNPEFKSPKWNVISLATGRSVVQSSDNYMYNVLNVEVMLVRRASYEYVAIVGPILVLALFNVYIVWLRSISFERKVLLGLSIFSHFSYLKQLEWALPYNRDTLPDCMIFMVCSTVFTVLLLIFTLLNCWIRTRLRRESTTGSFIDRITGSFSQSRVAELILAADYLELSYKVTQEEKENFWARLGKLIDRALAIVCVIVYIFLVWLFIPFNHELDELSGVNCVISA, encoded by the exons ATGTTTGGTCGGTGTCTCACTGGATCCAGGATCGCTTTCCTGCTGGGATGGATAACATTATTGCTAAATCACGTACTACCGGCAG CATCGCTCGAGTGCAACAGCGAAAAGCAATTGGAAAACAGGGAAAATCAGCTTAAAGACACGCTCCTCTGCAAAGGCTACCGTACGAACGTGCGACCAAGAAAGGATCACACCCAGACAGTCAACGTAACCGTGGCCTACTACGTGCTAACGTATGAATTT GAGGAATCGGATAACCTACTGCAGCTGGGCGTGTGGATGGAGCTG CAATGGACGGACGAATATCTGCGCTGGAATAGCACCGAATGGAGTGGCATAGAAAGGCTGGCGATCGGCTCGGAGGAGATCTGGATGCCCGATTTTCGGCACTTTTCTTC CTACTACAATCCAGAGGATCTAAACGAGTGTGCCAACCCGAAGTGCTCCGTTGCACCGAACGGTACAGTAGTTTGTCTGCCCGTTTGTGGCATGAACGCTAAATGTGATGCTGACTATTCCCGCTGGCCGTTCGATGTGCACCGGTGCAATTTGTGGTACGGGACGTGGGCTAACTCGATGGACGAGGTCGATGTGCATATATTAGATGTGTGTTTAGGCAGAAATCCAGAATTTAAAAGCCCAAAATGGAATGTCATTTCCCTTGCTACGGGCCGATCAGTCGTGCAAAGTTCCGATAACTATATGTACAACGTACTGAACGTTGAGGTGATGTTAGTGAGGCGAGCCAGCTACGAATATGTGGCCATTGTTGGTCCAATATTGG TTCTAGCATTGTTCAACGTGTACATCGTTTGGTTACGGTCGATCAGTTTCGAGAGGAAAGTGTTGCTTGGTTTGTCTATTTTCTCTCACTTTAGCTACCTAAAGCAGCTTGAATGGGCTCTTCCCTACAATCGCGATACGCTTCCAGATTGCA TGATATTTATGGTTTGTTCAACTGTGTTTACTGTTCTGTTGCTGATCTTTACCCTGCTAAACTGTTGGATTCGTACGCGTCTCAGGCGTGAATCTACGACGGGATCGTTCATTGATCGCATTACAGGATCATTTTCTCAGAGTCGCGTGGCTGAGCTAATACTGGCTGCAGATTACCTTGAGTTGAGTTACAAG GTGACacaagaagagaaagaaaacttCTGGGCAAGGCTGGGTAAGCTGATCGATCGTGCTTTGGCGATAGTTTGTgtgattgtttacattttcctCGTATGGTTGTTCATCCCCTTCAACCATGAGCTGGATGAACTATCTGGCGTGAATTGTGTCATATCTGCATAA
- the LOC1279488 gene encoding protein single-minded isoform X1, whose product MKVLRKPCADANQNILGLSARCAMKEKSKNAARSRREKENVEFLELAKLLPLPSAITSQLDKASIIRLTTSYLKMRQIFPEGLGTAWGTDRNHQPNGRAANIKELGSHLLQTLDGFIFVVAPDGKITYISETASVHLGLSQVELTGNSIYEYIHAYDQEEMASILALQQPHHPLACSAPHNLPTSSTSLNSPNSLGTPWTGTFQVGSSATDSGYNEASSEAPVTLASCQQQQHQQQQQQQQQNHQYYVPSIPQAVKCESTQIHCQQNHHQPNHRHSYSQHQRSYVVDMERNFFLRMRCVLAKRNAGLTSSGYKVIHCSGYLKARVFPHESLNTPGYCCVQNLGLEAVGHSLSPSAATEVKLQQNMFMFRASLDMKLIYLDAKVSQLTGYEPQDLIENTLYQYIHASDVVQVRQTHQTLLQKGQATTMYYRFLTKAGGWRWVQSHATIVHNTRSSRPHCIVSVNYVLSDFEAQNLQLNESQGAKSSLRSSFEMFNFTPTTHHHSAASEECMSAKAFNGNQQLSTHEESLAFNLPPEPLAPSIEPCKEIDNFLNFHHTLKSNESTSIAELNGSGNDDSFLPNDLCYDQSSQFTTQTQLSYPFEDAQSFTSGEFLDPFYEQLYSTYETHPPDRDLILRSCSVSTSGSDTT is encoded by the exons ATGAAAGTCCTACGGAAGCCGTGCGCGGATGCCAATCAGAACATATTGG GTCTGTCCGCCCGTTGTGCCATGaaggagaaaagcaaaaatgcGGCCCGTTCGcggcgagagaaagaaaatgtgGAATTTTTGGAGCTTGCCAAACTGTTACCACTACCCAGTGCCATCACATCCCAGCTGGATAAAGCGTCAATCATACGACTCACCACCTCGTACCTGAAAATGCGACAAATCTTCCCTGAAG GACTAGGGACAGCATGGGGGACAGACCGCAACCATCAGCCGAATGGCCGTGCCGCGAATATCAAGGAGCTCGGTTCACATCTGCTACAGACACTGgatggtttcatttttgtCGTTGCGCCCGACGGAAAGATCACGTACATCTCCGAAACAGCATCCGTGCATCTTGGGCTCAGCCAGGTGGAGCTTACTGGCAACTCGATATATGAGTACATTCATGCGTACGATCAGGAAGAAATGGCATCGATTTTAGCGCTACAGCAACCACATCATCCTTTGGCGTGCAGTGCGCCACACAATCTTCCCACAAGTTCTACGTCCCTGAATTCACCAAACTCACTTGGAACTCCTTGGACTGGGACATTTCAAGTTGGGTCGTCAGCCACGGACTCTGGTTACAATGAAGCTTCTTCCGAGGCACCCGTTACACTTGCCTCttgccaacagcagcagcatcagcagcagcagcagcagcagcaacagaaccACCAGTACTATGTGCCTTCTATACCGCAAGCTGTAAAGTGCGAATCCACGCAAATACATTGCCAGCAGAATCATCATCAACCGAACCATCGGCACAGCTACAGCCAACACCAGCGATCGTACGTTGTCGACATGGAGCGCAACTTCTTCCTGCGAATGCGATGCGTTTTGGCAAAACGCAATGCAGGACTCACCTCATCCGGTTATAAG GTTATTCACTGTTCTGGCTACTTGAAAGCGCGTGTCTTTCCCCACGAATCACTCAACACACCCGGGTACTGTTGTGTGCAAAATCTTGGTCTAGAGGCCGTTGGTCACTCGCTGTCTCCGTCAGCGGCCACGGAAGtgaaattgcaacaaaacatGTTCATGTTCCGCGCAAGTTTGGATATGAAACTGATTTATCTGGATGCAAA AGTTTCACAACTCACAGGATACGAGCCCCAGGATCTAATCGAAAACACGCTATACCAGTACATCCACGCCTCGGACGTTGTCCAAGTAAGGCAAACCCATCAGACGC ttttacAAAAAGGTCAAGCCACTACCATGTACTATCGCTTTCTCACCAAAGCAGGAGGATGGCGATGGGTGCAATCACATGCCACGATTGTACACAACACGCGTTCTTCGCGACCGCACTGTATCGTTAGCGTCAACTATGTTCTGAG TGATTTTGAAGCGCAAAATCTTCAGCTGAACGAAAGTCAGGGCGCTAAATCATCGCTACGATcgagttttgaaatgtttaatttCACGCCAACAACTCATCACCATTCAGCTGCATCTGAAGAATGTATGTCGGCGAAGGCTTTCAACGGGAATCAGCAGCTGTCCACCCATGAGGAATCTCTTGCCTTTAACCTGCCACCCGAACCATTAGCCCCCAGTATTGAGCCCTGTAAAGAGATTGACAATTTCCTCAATTTTCATCATACGCTCAAATCGAACGAAAGTACTTCGATCGCTGAGCTGAACGGTAGTGGAAATGATGATTCCTTTCTGCCCAACGATTTGTGCTACGATCAGTCGTCACAGTTTACAACTCAGACACAGCTCAGCTACCCGTTCGAGGACGCACAGTCCTTCACTTCGGGCGAGTTTCTGGATCCCTTTTACGAGCAGCTGTACTCAACGTACGAGACGCATCCCCCGGATCGGGATTTAATTTTGCGCTCCTGCTCTGTTAGTACGAGCGGCTCGGACACAACGTAG
- the LOC1279488 gene encoding protein single-minded isoform X2 has product MKEKSKNAARSRREKENVEFLELAKLLPLPSAITSQLDKASIIRLTTSYLKMRQIFPEGLGTAWGTDRNHQPNGRAANIKELGSHLLQTLDGFIFVVAPDGKITYISETASVHLGLSQVELTGNSIYEYIHAYDQEEMASILALQQPHHPLACSAPHNLPTSSTSLNSPNSLGTPWTGTFQVGSSATDSGYNEASSEAPVTLASCQQQQHQQQQQQQQQNHQYYVPSIPQAVKCESTQIHCQQNHHQPNHRHSYSQHQRSYVVDMERNFFLRMRCVLAKRNAGLTSSGYKVIHCSGYLKARVFPHESLNTPGYCCVQNLGLEAVGHSLSPSAATEVKLQQNMFMFRASLDMKLIYLDAKVSQLTGYEPQDLIENTLYQYIHASDVVQVRQTHQTLLQKGQATTMYYRFLTKAGGWRWVQSHATIVHNTRSSRPHCIVSVNYVLSDFEAQNLQLNESQGAKSSLRSSFEMFNFTPTTHHHSAASEECMSAKAFNGNQQLSTHEESLAFNLPPEPLAPSIEPCKEIDNFLNFHHTLKSNESTSIAELNGSGNDDSFLPNDLCYDQSSQFTTQTQLSYPFEDAQSFTSGEFLDPFYEQLYSTYETHPPDRDLILRSCSVSTSGSDTT; this is encoded by the exons ATGaaggagaaaagcaaaaatgcGGCCCGTTCGcggcgagagaaagaaaatgtgGAATTTTTGGAGCTTGCCAAACTGTTACCACTACCCAGTGCCATCACATCCCAGCTGGATAAAGCGTCAATCATACGACTCACCACCTCGTACCTGAAAATGCGACAAATCTTCCCTGAAG GACTAGGGACAGCATGGGGGACAGACCGCAACCATCAGCCGAATGGCCGTGCCGCGAATATCAAGGAGCTCGGTTCACATCTGCTACAGACACTGgatggtttcatttttgtCGTTGCGCCCGACGGAAAGATCACGTACATCTCCGAAACAGCATCCGTGCATCTTGGGCTCAGCCAGGTGGAGCTTACTGGCAACTCGATATATGAGTACATTCATGCGTACGATCAGGAAGAAATGGCATCGATTTTAGCGCTACAGCAACCACATCATCCTTTGGCGTGCAGTGCGCCACACAATCTTCCCACAAGTTCTACGTCCCTGAATTCACCAAACTCACTTGGAACTCCTTGGACTGGGACATTTCAAGTTGGGTCGTCAGCCACGGACTCTGGTTACAATGAAGCTTCTTCCGAGGCACCCGTTACACTTGCCTCttgccaacagcagcagcatcagcagcagcagcagcagcagcaacagaaccACCAGTACTATGTGCCTTCTATACCGCAAGCTGTAAAGTGCGAATCCACGCAAATACATTGCCAGCAGAATCATCATCAACCGAACCATCGGCACAGCTACAGCCAACACCAGCGATCGTACGTTGTCGACATGGAGCGCAACTTCTTCCTGCGAATGCGATGCGTTTTGGCAAAACGCAATGCAGGACTCACCTCATCCGGTTATAAG GTTATTCACTGTTCTGGCTACTTGAAAGCGCGTGTCTTTCCCCACGAATCACTCAACACACCCGGGTACTGTTGTGTGCAAAATCTTGGTCTAGAGGCCGTTGGTCACTCGCTGTCTCCGTCAGCGGCCACGGAAGtgaaattgcaacaaaacatGTTCATGTTCCGCGCAAGTTTGGATATGAAACTGATTTATCTGGATGCAAA AGTTTCACAACTCACAGGATACGAGCCCCAGGATCTAATCGAAAACACGCTATACCAGTACATCCACGCCTCGGACGTTGTCCAAGTAAGGCAAACCCATCAGACGC ttttacAAAAAGGTCAAGCCACTACCATGTACTATCGCTTTCTCACCAAAGCAGGAGGATGGCGATGGGTGCAATCACATGCCACGATTGTACACAACACGCGTTCTTCGCGACCGCACTGTATCGTTAGCGTCAACTATGTTCTGAG TGATTTTGAAGCGCAAAATCTTCAGCTGAACGAAAGTCAGGGCGCTAAATCATCGCTACGATcgagttttgaaatgtttaatttCACGCCAACAACTCATCACCATTCAGCTGCATCTGAAGAATGTATGTCGGCGAAGGCTTTCAACGGGAATCAGCAGCTGTCCACCCATGAGGAATCTCTTGCCTTTAACCTGCCACCCGAACCATTAGCCCCCAGTATTGAGCCCTGTAAAGAGATTGACAATTTCCTCAATTTTCATCATACGCTCAAATCGAACGAAAGTACTTCGATCGCTGAGCTGAACGGTAGTGGAAATGATGATTCCTTTCTGCCCAACGATTTGTGCTACGATCAGTCGTCACAGTTTACAACTCAGACACAGCTCAGCTACCCGTTCGAGGACGCACAGTCCTTCACTTCGGGCGAGTTTCTGGATCCCTTTTACGAGCAGCTGTACTCAACGTACGAGACGCATCCCCCGGATCGGGATTTAATTTTGCGCTCCTGCTCTGTTAGTACGAGCGGCTCGGACACAACGTAG
- the LOC4578226 gene encoding neuronal acetylcholine receptor subunit alpha-5: MFRVIVYLTAFLTIFKIHCAVAFNCDAEQSSIEGRLQKQLFCTDYDKSQRPVEHHETATNVSISIYMKNYALYEYDPSLHISNWLSVSWKDEFLTWDRADYGIDMLNVDESEIWRPMITSYSKKQLNTIDRSCNDHKCELKHTGEVSCISPCTYEAHCTSTNIDWPFDVMDCRLYFSSWLQYKSELNMTGASNVSTSYVTHNHYSWKLLSAEKENSNHSDDDTYPSVVYVFKFERHMGLYTAILTPGFLLVVLSWLVLWLDYSSSERLYILYATCIGHFTFMEFLFWHQSHQTEDVPKMLLFYRDSLFINVFTVILTIILKYTNPKPHSPERLIDRWAFRVASTSLGRVLLLRGHFIGSKRTLLREENEEGKEHYNHAGNGNGDTINLVIDRTNGNGSVDAGTEKYQHDLKIMFIDRSMLLCCFVSYVIMIINLYPNKH; the protein is encoded by the exons ATGTTTAGAGTCATAGTTTATCTAACCGCTTTTCTaacgatttttaaaatacattgtGCAG TCGCATTCAATTGCGATGCAGAACAGTCCTCCATAGAGGGTAGACTACAGAAGCAGTTATTTTGCACGGATTACGACAAATCACAACGCCCTGTAGAGCACCACGAAACTGCCACCAATGTTTCTATATCGATTTACATGAAAAATTATGCCTTG TACGAATATGACCCTTCATTGCATATCTCCAACTGGTTATCAGTTAGCTGGAAGGACGAATTTCTAACCTGGGACAGAGCGGATTATGGCATAGACATGCTAAACGTGGATGAAAGCGAGATATGGCGTCCAATGATCACTTCGTACAGCAA GAAGCAACTGAACACGATAGACCGATCATGTAACGATCATAAATGCGAGCTGAAACATACTGGTGAAGTTTCCTGCATATCTCCATGCACCTATGAGGCACACTGCACGAGTACGAACATCGATTGGCCGTTTGATGTCATGGACTGCAGGCTGTATTTCAGCAGCTGGTTGCAATATAAGTCTGAACTAAACATGACTGGAGCGTCCAACGTATCAACAAGTTATGTTACTCATAATCATTACTCCTGGAAATTACTGTCAGCTGAAAAGGAAAACTCCAATCATTCCGATGACGACACCTATCCCAGTGTGGTATATGTGTTCAAGTTCGAACGCCATATGGGTTTATATACGGCTATTTTAACGCCGGGATTTT TGCTTGTCGTTTTAAGTTGGTTAGTGCTTTGGCTGGACTACAGTAGCTCCGAGCGCCTATACATTCTGTACGCAACCTGTATTGGTCACTTCACCTTTATGGAGTTCCTGTTCTGGCACCAGTCGCACCAAACCGAAGATGTTCCGAAAATGC TGCTTTTCTACCGAGATTCGCTGTTTATCAACGTTTTCACTGTAATTCTTACCATCATTTTGAAATATACCAACCCTAAGCCCCACAGCCCGGAGCGACTAATAGACAGATGGGCCTTCAGGGTGGCTTCAACTAGTTTGGGGCGTGTGTTGCTGCTAAGAGGACATTTCATTGGCTCAAAGAGAACACTTCTACGCGAGGAAAATGAGGAAGGCAAGGAACACTACAATCACGCAGGAAATGGTAATGGCGATACGATCAATCTAGTTATTGATCGCACAAATGGCAATGGTTCCGTTGACGCGGGAACAGAGAAATACCAGCATGATTTAAAGATTATGTTTATAGATCGATCAATGcttttgtgctgttttgttaGTTACGTTATCATGATTATCAATTTGTACCCAAACAAACATTAA
- the LOC133393345 gene encoding neuronal acetylcholine receptor subunit beta-3-like, which translates to MYSIKIISIVLFTLQAIENGATIDCDAPVNTENKESELLQKLLCNYDKSERPVKNHNTAVNVTMSMHVQNYDVSEGKATLYLNVWMSSSWKDEYLNWDRAEYSLDKVVIDSDDLWRPTFVAFHNIKSGNGANACGTHPCEVKQTGVVLCVTPCQYEALCVSDTVSWPFDSLKCTMFLGTWLQDVNQINISQNSNVSTRDIEVHHAEWMIKSVKKLHIFLPDNTSYPSLEYIFTMQRHVAIYAAILTPGFLMIIIDLAVLWMNSGSAERLYILCATCMGHFTFMEYLYWRLPYHGENVPRMLLFFRDSLIINVLLVAFTIILRQTAPKADSEERLVDKLAGRVASTTMGRVLLQIDDTVDAKQSATIDEENVDTDNSNKLRTDSFEGDTVNLVSDAPVNDAPVTAPVIANHQRGTLVNAFLDRIMFISFLLCYVFMICSLLPKEVM; encoded by the exons ATGTATtccataaaaataatttccatCGTGTTATTTACATTGCAAGCAATCGAAAATGGTG CCACAATCGACTGTGACGCTCCTGTTAATACTGAAAACAAGGAAAGCGAGTTACTCCAAAAGCTACTATGCAATTACGACAAAAGTGAACGACCCGTCAAGAACCACAATACTGCAGTAAACGTTACAATGTCAATGCACGTTCAAAATTACGATGTG AGCGAGGGAAAGGCGACGCTCTATCTGAATGTGTGGATGAGCTCTTCGTGGAAGGATGAGTACCTAAACTGGGATAGAGCAGAGTATAGCCTAGACAAGGTAGtgatcgattccgacgatctATGGCGTCCAACGTTTGTTGCCTTTCATAA TATAAAAAGTGGCAATGGTGCTAACGCCTGTGGAACCCATCCCTGCGAAGTAAAGCAAACTGGAGTGGTCCTCTGTGTTACCCCGTGCCAGTATGAAGCTCTTTGCGTGAGCGATACGGTTAGCTGGCCATTCGACAGCCTAAAGTGCACAATGTTCCTCGGCACCTGGTTGCAAGACGTCAATCAAATCAACATCAGCCAAAACTCGAACGTATCCACGCGTGACATTGAGGTGCACCATGCTGAATGGATGATCAAGTCGGTGAAGAAACTCCACATATTCCTACCAGACAATACTAGCTACCCATCGTTGGAGTATATCTTCACGATGCAACGTCATGTTGCTATTTATGCTGCTATTTTGACGCCAGGATTCT TGATGATAATAATTGATTTGGCTGTCCTGTGGATGAACAGCGGCAGCGCCGAACGACTGTACATACTCTGTGCAACTTGTATGGGCCATTTTACCTTCATGGAATACCTCTACTGGCGGCTACCGTACCACGGCGAGAACGTTCCCCGAATGc TACTTTTCTTCCGTGATTCTCTTATAATTAACGTTCTGCTGGTAGCCTTTACCATCATACTGCGACAAACGGCCCCGAAAGCTGATAGCGAAGAGCGCTTAGTCGATAAGCTTGCCGGCAGGGTAGCTTCAACGACGATGGGTCGTGTATTGCTTCAAATAGACGATACCGTTGATGCAAAACAATCAGCTACGATCGACGAAGAAAATGTAGATACTGATAATTCCAACAAACTGCGGACGGACAGTTTTGAGGGTGATACTGTGAACCTAGTATCCGATGCACCCGTTAATGATGCGCCGGTTACAGCGCCAGTTATTGCTAATCACCAACGGGGTACTTTAGTTAATGCATTTTTAGATAGAATTATGTTTATTTCCTTCTTACTTTGTTACGTCTTCATGATCTGCAGCCTTTTGCCAAAGGAAGTAATGTAA